In a genomic window of Streptomyces pristinaespiralis:
- the sdhA gene encoding succinate dehydrogenase flavoprotein subunit — MKIHKYDTVIVGAGGAGMRAAIEATKRSRTAVLTKLYPTRSHTGAAQGGMAAALANVEEDNWEWHTFDTVKGGDYLVDQDAAEILAKEAIDAVLDLEKMGLPFNRTPDGTIDQRRFGGHSRNHGEAPVRRSCYAADRTGHMILQTLYQNCVKEGVEFFNEFYVLDQLITEVDGVKTSAGVVAYELATGEIHVFQAKAVIYASGGTGKFFKVTSNAHTLTGDGQAACYRRGLPLEDMEFFQFHPTGIWRMGILLTEGARGEGGILRNKDGERFMEKYAPVMKDLASRDVVSRSIYTEIREGRGCGPEGDHVYLDLTHLPPEQLDAKLPDITEFARTYLGIEPYTDPIPIQPTAHYAMGGIPTNVEGEVLRDNTTVVPGLYAAGEVACVSVHGANRLGTNSLLDINVFGKRAGIAAAEYSAKSDYVDLPENPASFVAEQVERLRNSTGSERVSVLRKELQETMDANVMVFRTEQTIKTAVEKIAELRERYLNVSIQDKGKRFNTDLLEAIELGNLLDLAEVMAVSALARKESRGGHYREDFPNRDDVNFMRHTMAYREVGDDGSQSIRLDYKPVVQTRYQPMERKY; from the coding sequence ATGAAGATCCACAAGTACGACACCGTCATCGTCGGCGCCGGCGGCGCCGGCATGCGCGCCGCCATCGAGGCGACGAAGCGCAGCCGCACCGCCGTGCTGACGAAGCTCTACCCCACCCGCTCCCACACGGGCGCCGCGCAGGGCGGCATGGCCGCCGCGCTGGCCAACGTGGAAGAGGACAACTGGGAGTGGCACACCTTCGACACCGTCAAGGGCGGTGACTACCTGGTCGACCAGGACGCCGCGGAGATCCTGGCGAAGGAGGCCATCGACGCCGTCCTCGACCTGGAGAAGATGGGCCTGCCGTTCAACCGGACCCCGGACGGCACCATCGACCAGCGCCGCTTCGGCGGCCACTCCCGCAACCACGGCGAGGCCCCGGTCCGCCGGTCCTGCTACGCCGCGGACCGCACGGGTCACATGATCCTCCAGACGCTGTACCAGAACTGCGTCAAGGAGGGCGTGGAGTTCTTCAACGAGTTCTACGTCCTGGACCAGCTGATCACCGAGGTCGACGGCGTCAAGACGTCCGCCGGTGTGGTCGCCTACGAGCTGGCCACCGGCGAGATCCACGTCTTCCAGGCGAAGGCCGTGATCTACGCGTCCGGCGGCACCGGCAAGTTCTTCAAGGTGACCTCCAACGCGCACACCCTGACCGGTGACGGCCAGGCCGCCTGCTACCGGCGCGGCCTGCCGCTGGAGGACATGGAGTTCTTCCAGTTCCACCCGACGGGCATCTGGCGCATGGGCATCCTGCTGACGGAGGGCGCCCGCGGTGAGGGCGGCATCCTCCGCAACAAGGACGGCGAGCGCTTCATGGAGAAGTACGCGCCGGTCATGAAGGACCTCGCGTCCCGTGACGTCGTCTCCCGCTCCATCTACACGGAGATCCGCGAGGGCCGCGGCTGCGGTCCCGAGGGCGACCACGTCTACCTGGACCTCACCCACCTGCCGCCGGAGCAGCTGGACGCCAAGCTCCCGGACATCACCGAGTTCGCGCGCACCTACCTCGGCATCGAGCCCTACACGGACCCGATCCCGATCCAGCCGACCGCGCACTACGCCATGGGCGGCATCCCGACCAACGTCGAGGGTGAGGTCCTGCGCGACAACACCACCGTCGTGCCGGGTCTGTACGCCGCCGGTGAGGTCGCGTGCGTGTCGGTGCACGGCGCCAACCGCCTGGGCACCAACTCGCTGCTGGACATCAACGTCTTCGGCAAGCGCGCCGGTATCGCCGCCGCCGAGTACTCCGCGAAGTCCGACTACGTCGACCTTCCGGAGAACCCCGCGTCGTTCGTCGCCGAGCAGGTCGAGCGCCTCCGCAACTCCACCGGCTCCGAGCGGGTCTCCGTGCTCCGCAAGGAGCTCCAGGAGACGATGGACGCCAACGTGATGGTGTTCCGCACCGAGCAGACGATCAAGACCGCGGTCGAGAAGATCGCCGAGCTGCGCGAGCGCTACCTGAACGTGTCCATCCAGGACAAGGGCAAGCGGTTCAACACGGACCTGCTGGAGGCCATCGAGCTGGGCAACCTGCTCGACCTGGCCGAGGTCATGGCCGTCTCCGCGCTGGCCCGCAAGGAGTCCCGCGGCGGTCACTACCGCGAGGACTTCCCGAACCGCGACGACGTCAACTTCATGCGCCACACCATGGCGTACCGCGAGGTGGGCGACGACGGCTCCCAGTCGATCCGTCTCGACTACAAGCCGGTCGTCCAGACCCGCTACCAGCCGATGGAGCGTAAGTACTGA
- a CDS encoding succinate dehydrogenase iron-sulfur subunit, protein MATPTLEKREAGFADSPYITATFRIRRFNPEVSEHAVWEDFQIEIDPKERVLDALHKIKWDVDGSLTFRRSCAHGICGSDAMRINGKNRLACKTLIKDINPEKPITVEAIKGLTVLKDLVVDMEPFFQAYRDVMPFLITKGNEPTRERLQSAEDRERFDDTTKCILCAACTSSCPVFWNDGQYFGPAAIVNAHRFIFDSRDEAGEQRLEILNDKDGVWRCRTTFNCTDACPRGIEVTKAIQEVKRALITRRF, encoded by the coding sequence ATGGCTACCCCGACCCTGGAGAAGCGGGAAGCCGGCTTCGCCGACTCCCCGTACATCACCGCCACCTTCCGGATCCGCCGCTTCAACCCCGAGGTGTCGGAGCACGCGGTCTGGGAGGACTTCCAGATCGAGATCGACCCCAAGGAGCGCGTCCTCGACGCCCTCCACAAGATCAAGTGGGACGTCGACGGCTCGCTCACCTTCCGCCGCTCGTGCGCGCACGGCATCTGCGGCTCCGACGCGATGCGCATCAACGGCAAGAACAGGCTCGCCTGCAAGACGCTGATCAAGGACATCAACCCGGAGAAGCCCATCACGGTCGAGGCCATAAAGGGCCTGACGGTCCTCAAGGACCTGGTCGTGGACATGGAGCCGTTCTTCCAGGCGTACCGCGACGTGATGCCGTTCCTCATCACCAAGGGCAACGAGCCGACGCGTGAGCGTCTGCAGTCCGCGGAGGACCGCGAGCGTTTCGACGACACCACCAAGTGCATCCTGTGCGCCGCGTGCACCTCCTCGTGCCCGGTGTTCTGGAACGACGGCCAGTACTTCGGCCCGGCGGCGATCGTCAACGCGCACCGCTTCATCTTCGACTCGCGTGACGAGGCCGGCGAGCAGCGCCTGGAGATCCTCAACGACAAGGACGGCGTGTGGCGTTGCCGCACCACGTTCAACTGCACGGACGCCTGCCCGCGCGGTATCGAGGTCACCAAGGCGATCCAGGAAGTGAAGCGCGCGCTGATCACACGCCGCTTCTGA
- a CDS encoding DUF4132 domain-containing protein: MATTQERDAVRRVEDRIADGDMAGLARDLVRIGTLAGNRWDGERARIPRSIGALTTDRRKELADTLVRRFQNGTDTEQVRGVVMTLAGIAGRGLPDGELSVERLRRIDELGTAYSLHTYAELISLARGELDAGRGLPGPFTAVLRRTMTDTYAHSPELAALLRRIEHPLLNPGEAWADRALADAERLGDAGGRLLEHLRTATSARPTAKWRQAAAALIDEIGPGELEQTVLGWLRLTGAPRTLTLYTRPGWPDHNALFDPCNTDALRGAAWLAAQLPASPDIARALGALVETALRKVPGVGARAPKIAGAGVTALSACQSEAALAELARLSVKVTYKGTLKQLGAALDARAQELGLGREDVEELAVPAHGLTEVGRGEQPLGDTTAVLGVHGGKAALTWRTAAGKELGSPPAAVRRDFPDEVRRLRAAAKDIDKMLTACSERLDRQFLARRSWTYRAWRERHLDHPLAGTVARRLVWLVGGTPAAFDGTDLRTVDGDPVCAAATAPVELWHPVGRPAAEVAAWREWLETKQVTQPFKQAHREVYPLTDAERATGTYSNRFAGHVLRQHQFNALAAVRGWTARLRLCVDDSYPPAFRELPEWGLRAEFWVEGIGGREEGDLTGAGAYTRISTDQVRFHRLGAPANRAHAGGGDYRPDLHRSRSGEPHDPLPLTEIPELVLSEVLRDVDLFVGVASIGNDPTWQDGGPRGRHRDYWASYGFGELSQTAETRRDLLARLVPRLAIADRCTVDGRFLRVRGDRHRYRVHLGSGNVLIDPHERYLCIVPEAGAATADPGALPFEGDRMISVILSKAVLLARDTEITDPTILSQL; encoded by the coding sequence ATGGCGACGACGCAGGAGCGTGACGCGGTCCGCCGGGTCGAGGACCGCATCGCGGACGGCGACATGGCCGGACTGGCGCGGGACCTGGTGCGGATCGGCACCCTGGCGGGCAACCGGTGGGACGGTGAGCGGGCACGGATCCCGCGGTCGATCGGCGCTCTGACCACCGACCGGCGCAAGGAACTCGCCGATACCCTGGTCCGCCGCTTCCAGAACGGCACCGACACCGAGCAGGTGCGCGGCGTGGTGATGACCCTCGCCGGCATCGCGGGCCGCGGCCTGCCGGACGGGGAGCTCAGCGTCGAACGGCTCCGGCGCATCGACGAACTGGGCACCGCCTACTCCCTGCACACCTACGCCGAGCTGATCTCGCTCGCCCGGGGCGAACTGGACGCCGGGCGCGGCCTGCCCGGCCCGTTCACCGCCGTCCTGCGGCGCACCATGACGGACACCTACGCCCACTCGCCCGAACTGGCAGCCCTGCTGAGGCGCATCGAGCACCCGCTGCTCAACCCCGGCGAGGCGTGGGCGGACCGGGCGCTCGCCGACGCCGAGCGTCTCGGGGACGCGGGAGGACGGCTGCTGGAGCATCTGCGCACCGCGACCTCCGCCCGGCCCACCGCGAAGTGGCGGCAGGCCGCTGCCGCCCTGATCGACGAGATCGGGCCCGGTGAGCTCGAGCAGACGGTGCTCGGCTGGCTCCGGCTGACCGGCGCTCCCCGCACCCTCACCCTGTACACAAGGCCCGGATGGCCCGACCACAACGCCTTGTTCGACCCGTGCAACACCGACGCCCTCCGTGGCGCCGCCTGGCTCGCCGCGCAGCTGCCCGCCTCGCCGGACATCGCCCGTGCTCTGGGCGCCCTCGTGGAGACGGCGCTGCGCAAGGTCCCCGGTGTCGGCGCCCGGGCCCCGAAGATCGCCGGCGCGGGCGTCACCGCCCTGTCCGCGTGCCAGAGCGAGGCGGCACTCGCGGAGCTGGCCAGACTGTCCGTCAAGGTCACGTACAAGGGCACGCTCAAGCAGCTCGGCGCGGCTCTCGACGCCCGGGCGCAGGAGCTGGGGCTGGGGCGCGAGGACGTCGAGGAACTGGCCGTCCCCGCCCACGGCCTGACCGAAGTGGGCCGCGGCGAACAGCCGCTCGGCGACACCACCGCCGTGCTCGGCGTGCACGGCGGCAAGGCGGCGCTGACCTGGCGCACGGCCGCCGGCAAGGAGCTGGGGTCACCACCGGCCGCCGTACGGCGCGACTTCCCCGACGAGGTGAGGCGACTGCGCGCCGCGGCCAAGGACATCGACAAGATGCTCACGGCCTGCTCCGAGCGGCTCGACCGGCAGTTCCTGGCCCGCCGGAGCTGGACGTACCGGGCGTGGCGCGAACGCCATCTCGACCATCCGCTCGCCGGCACGGTCGCCCGCCGTCTCGTCTGGCTGGTCGGCGGCACACCCGCGGCCTTCGACGGCACGGACCTGCGCACCGTCGACGGCGACCCGGTGTGCGCAGCGGCCACCGCGCCCGTGGAGCTGTGGCACCCTGTCGGCAGGCCCGCCGCGGAAGTCGCGGCCTGGCGGGAGTGGCTGGAGACGAAGCAGGTCACCCAGCCCTTCAAGCAGGCCCACCGCGAGGTCTACCCGCTCACCGACGCCGAGCGCGCCACCGGGACGTACTCCAACCGCTTCGCGGGCCATGTACTGCGCCAGCACCAGTTCAACGCGCTGGCGGCGGTGCGCGGATGGACCGCCCGGCTCCGGCTGTGCGTGGACGACAGCTACCCGCCCGCCTTCCGTGAGCTGCCCGAGTGGGGCCTGCGCGCGGAGTTCTGGGTCGAAGGCATCGGCGGCCGGGAGGAGGGCGACCTCACGGGCGCCGGCGCGTACACCAGGATCTCCACCGACCAGGTGCGCTTCCACCGGCTCGGCGCCCCGGCCAACCGGGCGCACGCGGGAGGCGGCGACTACCGCCCCGACCTCCACCGCTCCCGCAGCGGCGAACCGCACGACCCGCTCCCGCTCACGGAGATACCGGAGCTCGTCCTCTCTGAAGTCCTGCGGGACGTCGACCTGTTCGTGGGCGTGGCCTCCATCGGCAACGATCCCACCTGGCAGGACGGCGGCCCACGCGGCCGTCACCGCGACTACTGGGCGTCGTACGGCTTCGGGGAGCTCTCACAGACGGCCGAGACACGCAGGGACCTGCTGGCCCGCCTCGTGCCCCGGCTGGCGATCGCCGACCGCTGCACGGTCGACGGCCGGTTCCTCCGCGTCCGCGGCGACCGTCACCGGTACCGCGTCCACCTCGGCTCCGGGAACGTCCTCATCGACCCGCACGAGCGGTATCTGTGCATCGTCCCCGAGGCGGGCGCCGCCACGGCGGACCCGGGGGCTCTGCCGTTCGAGGGCGACCGGATGATCTCCGTGATCCTCAGCAAGGCGGTGCTCCTGGCCAGGGACACGGAGATCACCGACCCCACGATCCTGAGCCAGTTGTGA